In Ananas comosus cultivar F153 linkage group 10, ASM154086v1, whole genome shotgun sequence, the following proteins share a genomic window:
- the LOC109716637 gene encoding indole-3-pyruvate monooxygenase YUCCA2-like — protein MDCWRESEGKRVHDPLFYHFPTTDNNNTDDDKDDDDKESESDSDCDCVAVEGPIIVGAGPSGLAAAACLKEKGIPSLILERSDCIASLWQRKTYDRLRLHLPKQFCQLPLMPFPCGLPAYPTKQQFVAYLESYAARFAIRPAFGVAVADASFDGQFWRVRAHCCRPAAGKKTREYVGRWLVVATGENAEPVVPEIAGIGEFSGEVLHTSAYRSGEAYRRKRVLVVGCGNSGMEVCLDLCNHNAQPSVVVRDTVHVLPREMLGSSTFGLSMWLLKWLPMRAVDRVLLLVARLMLGDTARLGLPRPRLGPLELKSLSGKTPVLDVGTLAKIRSGDIKVFPAIRRFTEHGAEFVDGRSEDFDAVVLATGYRSNVPSWLMEREMFSEKDGLPKKPFPNGWKGQHGLYAVGFTKRGLLGTSMDAARIADDIEQCWKVQKASQLVMSFSLPVINVSASNITTTTTTSSCDHDHIR, from the exons ATGGATTGTTGGAGGGAGTCGGAGGGCAAGCGCGTGCATGATCCCCTATTCTACCATTTTCCGACGACGGATAATAACAACACCGACGACGACAAGGACGACGATGATAAAGAAAGCGAAAGCGATAGCGATTGCGACTGTGTGGCTGTGGAGGGGCCGATAATAGTCGGGGCGGGGCCGTCGGggctggcggcggcggcgtgccTGAAGGAGAAGGGGATTCCGAGCCTGATACTGGAGCGGTCCGACTGCATCGCGTCGCTGTGGCAGCGGAAGACGTACGACCGGCTGCGGCTGCACCTGCCGAAGCAGTTCTGCCAGCTGCCGCTCATGCCGTTCCCGTGCGGGCTGCCGGCCTACCCAACCAAGCAGCAGTTCGTCGCCTACCTCGAATCCTACGCCGCCCGCTTCGCCATCCGCCCGGCCTTCGGCGTGGCGGTGGCCGACGCCTCCTTCGACGGCCAGTTCTGGCGCGTCAGGGCGCACTGCTGCAGGCCGGCGGCGGGAAAGAAGACTCGGGAGTACGTCGGGAGGTGGCTGGTCGTGGCGACGGGGGAGAACGCGGAGCCGGTGGTGCCGGAGATCGCGGGGATCGGGGAATTCTCCGGGGAGGTGCTCCACACGAGCGCATACCGCagcggcgaggcctaccgccgGAAGCGCGTGCTCGTCGTCGGCTGCGGAAACTCGGGGATGGAGGTCTGCTTGGATCTCTGCAATCACAATGCCCAGCCCTCCGTCGTTGTCAGAGACACG gtgCATGTCCTACCCAGGGAGATGCTGGGTAGCTCCACTTTCGGGCTGTCAATGTGGCTCCTCAAGTGGCTGCCCATGCGGGCAGTGGATCGGGTGCTCCTCCTCGTGGCTCGTCTAATGCTCGGCGACACGGCCCGGCTCGGGCTCCCGCGGCCCCGGCTCGGCCCGCTGGAGCTCAAGTCGCTCTCCGGCAAGACCCCCGTCCTCGACGTTGGCACCCTCGCAAAGATCAGATCCGGAGACATCAAG GTGTTTCCTGCAATCAGGCGATTCACTGAACATGGAGCGGAGTTTGTAGACGGGAGATCAGAGGACTTCGATGCAGTTGTTCTAGCAACTGGCTATAGGAGCAATGTGCCTTCTTGGCtaatg GAGAGGGAGATGTTTTCGGAAAAAGATGGGCTACCGAAGAAGCCCTTCCCGAATGGGTGGAAGGGGCAGCACGGTCTCTACGCCGTGGGTTTCACGAAGCGCGGCTTGTTGGGCACGTCCATGGACGCAGCGCGGATCGCCGACGACATCGAGCAGTGTTGGAAAGTTCAAAAGGCAAGCCAGCTTGTTATGTCATTCTCTTTGCCTGTGATTAATGTGAGTGCGTCAAACATTACTACCACCACTACTACATCATCTTGTGATCACGATCATATTAGATGA